One genomic segment of Pelagerythrobacter marensis includes these proteins:
- a CDS encoding N-formylglutamate amidohydrolase: protein MIDGIPFRQVGELSPGGIVCVVDHASNHVPPGIELGIAPELLDKHIAVDIGVEGVAERMARRHAIPAHIATVSRLVCDLHREEDSPAVVPETSDGHLIPGNIGADVERRLSLFHRPYHAALADWLDAARPELVIALHSFTPTLESGGDDRPWEVALLYNQDDRAARHAIRLFAEEGLTVGDNQPYSGKQLNATMDRHAEAHGRPYLTIEVRQDMIARKADQARWATLVADVASRTALALRGA, encoded by the coding sequence ATGATCGACGGCATTCCGTTTCGCCAGGTTGGCGAACTGTCCCCGGGCGGGATTGTCTGCGTGGTCGATCACGCATCGAACCATGTCCCGCCGGGTATCGAGCTGGGCATAGCGCCCGAGCTGCTGGACAAGCACATTGCGGTTGATATCGGCGTGGAAGGCGTTGCCGAACGCATGGCGCGCCGCCACGCCATTCCCGCGCATATCGCCACTGTCAGTCGGCTGGTCTGCGACCTGCATCGCGAAGAGGATTCGCCCGCCGTCGTCCCGGAAACCAGCGACGGGCATCTGATTCCCGGGAATATCGGTGCCGATGTGGAACGGCGGCTGTCGCTGTTTCATCGCCCCTATCACGCCGCGCTGGCCGACTGGCTGGATGCCGCGCGGCCCGAACTGGTGATCGCGCTGCACAGTTTCACCCCGACGCTCGAAAGCGGGGGGGACGATCGGCCGTGGGAAGTTGCGCTGCTTTACAATCAGGACGATCGCGCCGCGCGCCACGCGATCCGCCTGTTTGCGGAAGAAGGGCTGACCGTGGGCGACAACCAGCCCTATTCCGGCAAGCAGCTCAACGCCACGATGGATCGCCACGCCGAGGCGCACGGACGCCCCTATCTGACGATCGAGGTCCGCCAGGACATGATCGCGCGGAAGGCGGATCAGGCCCGCTGGGCCACCCTTGTCGCCGATGTCGCCAGCCGCACGGCCCTAGCCCTCAGGGGGGCCTGA